From a single Phycisphaeraceae bacterium genomic region:
- the rpmF gene encoding 50S ribosomal protein L32 → MQPTHRVSPGRRDRRRSHHAIDPASSTLCPLSGMPKLHHRVCKESGYVRPGLKITVRKLGIGVDSE, encoded by the coding sequence ATGCAACCTACCCATCGCGTCTCCCCCGGCCGTCGTGACCGTCGTCGCTCGCACCACGCGATCGACCCTGCGAGCAGCACGCTGTGCCCCCTCTCGGGCATGCCCAAGCTGCACCACCGTGTCTGCAAGGAGTCGGGCTATGTCCGCCCGGGCCTGAAGATCACCGTGCGCAAGCTGGGCATCGGCGTCGACTCCGAGTAA